The following nucleotide sequence is from Bos taurus isolate L1 Dominette 01449 registration number 42190680 breed Hereford chromosome 3, ARS-UCD2.0, whole genome shotgun sequence.
GAGTGCAGAGGTCTGGCAGTCTGCTCCttagaggaggcagaggagaggtgTCCTCAGGGCGGGACACACCTGACAAATACCAGGGCTTAGTGAGTGATTCCACCAGAGTCACTACCCAGAAGTCAAACTGCCATTTGTACCAGCAGAAAAGCAAATAGCGGGAAAGAATGCCTCTGcctgctctccccaccccaccctctgcctGCTCCCAGAACCCACTCAAGGTGGGGCAGAGGTGACCTGAGGGCGTGCCTGACCCCCTGTCTGCTTATCCTTCTGCCTCTCTGTACAGTCTCTGGCCACCCCAGGCCTCATTGCTCCCTGCCTGGCCTGAGGCTCAGACCCAGCTTTCATTTGCAGATTGCATCTTGGGGGACGCCCCAAATGGAGAGCAGCTGAGGTGGAACTGCACCATCTACCGGCCCTGGTTCTCCCCTTACAGCTACTTTCTATGCAAGGACAAAGAGAGCCACCTTGAGACCTACAGCTTCTCGGAGGTGCAGCGGGACGAGGGTCAGAGGGACAGCTGCCTCCCAGAGGACACAGCCGACAGCGTCTGctcatcctctccctccccagagaACACCTGCCCCCGAGAGGCCACCAAGAAATCCAGGCCCGGCCCAGACACCACAGACTccatcacattccaggacatcctGATGGCTTCCAAGTGGCACCCAGCCCAGCAGAATGGCTACAAGTGTGCATCTTGCTGCCGCCTGTATCCGACGCTGCACTCCCTCAAGAGCCATATCAAGAGGGGCTTCAAGGAGGGATTCAGCTGCAAGGTGTACTACCACAAGCTCAAAACGCTCTGGTACAAGGAGCAGAAGGCCCGGCCGGGAGACAGGCTCTCCTTGGGCAGCGGCCAGGCCTTCAGGTAGGCCTGCTGGACAGCAGCGGCTCCCTTGTTAGTGGATGACGCCAGGTAAATAGGGGACGATACCTATTTATGTCTCTGTGGAGATGTCAATAAACCAAAGTCAGTGACGGCCTTTTATTAAGTGCCAGGTCACCCTGTACCCCATCCTTCCCAGCCTCTGGCCTCCATCCCATTTCCCTTCTGCTGCTGGTTGCCTAGCAACACCAGGTCCATCTCCCTGCCTCTCTGTTTTGAAAGAATACCCAAAGTATGGGAATATCTTCCGAGATAGTGGTTTTTCAAAGTGAGGTGTGCAGACCAGAAGTGTCAGTATCCCCTGGGAATTTGCTAGAAGTTAAAttctcagacctactgaatcagaacacTGCGGGTGGGCCCCTCGGTCTGTGCTGTAATTGCCCTCTAGGCGATTCTGATGCAGCTCAAGTGTGAGAGCCACCGCTCTAGGACCCTGACCTTCCTGCTGCTCCCGCTGTGATCGGTCCTGGCTCCGCGCCATGGGGAACCTTGCGCGGAGGCAGAAGGGTTGAAGGCCCTCTCCTGTCAGCCTGGGGAAGGCTGCATCGGCAGAATCTGCGTGCAGTGTGAAAGCTTCTTAGGTGTTAGATCttctgagggatggaatgggaagGCCATGCCTCACGCATCAGCCAGAAGAGAGGCAAATAAGGCTGGGGTCCGTTCCTACCACATATACCACGATGCTTCTCTTGGAAGGGACATCTCTGGCTGAAGTAGATCATTTTTGACCCATGGGACATCTTGACATAGCTCTGTTGAATCATGGCAGAAAGGCCAGGTTAAATATGTGAAAACACTGCTTCTAGCACCAAGGAATGTCCCAGCAGATAGCCCTGACCCTTATTCCATTTTTGAGCAAACCTCACAGCCCGCTCTGACACAGAAAAATGGATGAGCATTGAGTGGGCAGCAAGGACACCTGTTTTGCCCATTATGTGGTGGAAGGAAAACAGAGCTTAATACTCGACGGTCGTATTTTGAGGCTTTATTTACCTCTCAC
It contains:
- the SPATA46 gene encoding spermatogenesis-associated protein 46 gives rise to the protein MENFSLLSISGTRISSSALSTLPDIMSSRATSLPDIAKPVLPTEVPSPVQALPPQCPGGVLRHGVHNIVISPDCILGDAPNGEQLRWNCTIYRPWFSPYSYFLCKDKESHLETYSFSEVQRDEGQRDSCLPEDTADSVCSSSPSPENTCPREATKKSRPGPDTTDSITFQDILMASKWHPAQQNGYKCASCCRLYPTLHSLKSHIKRGFKEGFSCKVYYHKLKTLWYKEQKARPGDRLSLGSGQAFR